TTGTAATCaggcttaaatttaatttaatttgattataaaaataatcaataagtgagttgttatccaataataaatagaaggtacatgattcttacattagtattttattttttaacgtagttttctgaacaaagaaaaataaaataaagtaatggggattaatgaactttttagttcattaatccccattataagctccattgacgttagcggggattaatgaataaaaagttcactaatccccgttgacggggattagAGGAATAAGCCTGTGAAAGGCTTTGAAAGTAGTGCCACGGTCTACTATAATTCAGATTGAAACATCCTGATCATCGCTCTAAGACCGGTCCATTCACAGTTTTAACTGACGAGGAAGAACAGCTTTTTGTTGACTGGATAAACTAAAAATCAGTAGCAAAAAAGGATTTCCGAAGAGAAaagaagatttgataaaagtggttatggaaagtttaaaaccatatttaaatataagcgtttgaactgatatggtatgttcctatacaaaaaaaatgttacttttctttaaacaaaggattttattttgtttatttctatcatgaatctctttaaaacctctacataagacctagcagctatttttcagtcttgcgagaacagtgccaataataggtaattatcactgccaataaaaggtttggctatgccaacaactggtattttgaggtatttttttaaaaggtacactatattgaataaatgatttaatttattaatgataagtactttataatattctgcaaagattaaaagaccaatataaatgtttttatcttcgataaaacatatttttacatgtaaattttaccggttttgtgaagtagctgcttaaagtgccaataattgggtggtttaccctagttGACATTATGCGAAGTAGACCAAATGTGAATTTGTCATTGTGAGCAATAGCGAAGTTGACATTTGCgccccggttgtcattttgagaagttgtcattccgAGCTGAAACAGGGTTATAAATCAAAACCGAAATACAAACCAAAATCGTTTATTTACATCAGTTTTACATTGCCTTTGTATAATTAGATGACAAACGATATTAAGAAAAACAGATTTaaaagtgaaattaatctaaaaCTTACCATTAATGAACAACATTATAATAACATTCCAAtattttgtactctttaaaatgtgaTAAATTACAAAACATAAGACATTGATGCGAATAATCTCACAATAATTActatgtaaattaattaaaacattacaaaatccattaataatagttataattaaaattaaaagagtaTTAGCAAAGCTTGCCAAGTACAATACATATTACATGTATATAAAAACGATACACTTTGTTTTATCCGGTTCAAGTTGTCACATTGATTACGTCCAAGGAGAAGTAATTTCATGCCGCGACACACGTGTGCGACTCGCGCGCATACTTTTCGCATTTTATTTATCGCGCCGGCTGCGCAACGTCAAATACcatacattattataaataagaaattttaCTTAATAAGTACCAATTTTTTGCATAGCAGTAACGCTATGCGTTCATTAAAATGCGACAAATATACAAGTTTACAATACCAAATACCTATTGCCTTTAAATCGCTATAGGAAGACagtaattctaattatttttctataaaGCAAGGCGGATAAATATCAATATTGGAATGTGGATTAGGGCTACATTTTTGGTTGAGTTCTATTGAGGCGTCGGTGAGGAGGTGACTGAGATTTTGGTTTTAGTTTTTTGTCAAACAAAACTGGATATAAATATTCGATACCTAGTTTCACTGGGTTTTATTAACTCCATTTCAGAGGTGTCAGCCTCGAGTCAATGGTGGGATCGATGCCGGGCGGCATTCAGGAGACGATGCTCCAAAGCGGCGAGACCGACTCGTCGTCGTTTTGCAGAATTTATCAGTCTTTCTTTTGAGAAAAGTTGTAAATAAACTTTGCATAAAAACGCTAATATCGACTTTCAATATTATAACAATCGCGTTAATGCAAACGCCGCATTAAAATGTAAATCGTCAACACTAATTCTTAATTGTTCTAGTTACATTACTAGTTTGTTCTACTTTAGCGGCGGCGGCCCCGTGCTCTCGAGTGAGGCGCGGCAATCTCTCGATTTCGTATCCACCGAGCGAAAATTGACTGAAATGTCCTATAATACGCAGGAATAATACTTTACATCGGCAGCGAATGTGCCGGTTATTCACAAACTGAGATTCGATTATACGAATTTTTAGTCAACTTCCATTTGGCGGATCATAATCAAGAGTTTGCCAGAGAGCGCGGCGCTGGCACCGCCGCCCATCTTACATTAGCTCGGCGTCCGAGGGGCGCCTTagattaaaaatttgttaattaaCTAATAAACGCTACTCCCTAGCCCGATTCGAGTGTTCCGGCGAAAGGCGTAAACAAACACACTGGCGCTTACGAAGCTATTTGATTTCGATCACTGGTATCGCTACACACGAAGCAATTGTACAACGGATTGGATGATGGGGACCCACCTGAAAAGTTTTTACAGCGTGATAAGTGTCGGTGAGCCTCAACTGCTGAGCGTGGAGTCTTCGACGAGAGGTACTTTGGCGACTTCGAAGAATATCGTGTGGGAGTATTTGTTGCGTACTGTGCTGATGGCCGACTTGGGCTTCTTGTGAAGCGTTGCGTTCTGCGCCATCGCGATCGGGAGTATGTCTTGGAGCGTGTATCCTGGAAAGATGCAAGTTTGCCGTTAGATCCGGTTTTAATTAACTATGCAATTGGTGTTGGTCCTCAAACAATAGGCCCACTGAAGCGAACACACTTGTTCGACAGTCTTTCAGCGTTGGTATCGCGATTATGTTGAGCTAGCACTGCGTCGACGGAAGCAGGTACTAGCGAGACGACGACGCTCAAAAAACGCTAGTATGACGGGTCCTAAGAAACTTGCAGCAGGCGCAATGACCCAATGACGGTGCAGTCCAGTTGTCCCCCATGGGGCAACTGGTGCTCTAGGCCTAGAATGCGCGCTGTGATAAGCTTATATTGCGttattttacgcgataagcccatgcatttgtcgtctaaaatcaacgataagattttatcacggcgcgcatcctagcccggctggacGTTCTGCAGTGGGCGCGCTAGacgaatgagggctatcgttttagcgcttacCAGTTaccgccactgtagagtaaggtcctgtcacttgctagtagcgaagacagtggcgccaactggtgagcgcttaactggtaggaggactatcgcatttgcattcatcaagatggcgccactgtagagtaaggtcctgtcaatcgccaggggtgccaattgttaagtataaaaacgatagccttcATTACAACTGGCGTACTTATAGTCCAGATACGCACCTGTGTAGTAGGCGAGCGTGGGCGTCCAGCTGCCGAGCGCCTTCATGCGCAGCGCGAGGTACAGCGCGGCCGCCGCCATCTTGCTGTCGGAGTGCGACACCAGCGAGTAGTCCAGCAGGCACTGTTCTAGCACGAAGCGAGCTAGCGTCAGCGTCGGCATCGACACGCGGGCGCACTGCGGATAGAGATAATGCAATTAAAGAAAGATGACGAGGCACCAGCCAGTGTATTTGCCTGTGGGTCTAGACCAAGGCTGCTCAAACCCAGGCACGCGGGCCACACTGGCCCGCGCATGTAcagttcgaaaaaaaaaaaaaacgcaccAAATTAAAAAATCCCGCCGCACACAGTACATACAAACGTTAAGACCTCTCTGAAGTTAGCTGTCGAAAATGTAAGTGGCCCGTCGTTAACGACTGAATCCACCATTTGGCCCgactcttcaaaaggttgagcagccttggCCTAGACAAAgtgtacattataatcgcaaatcAGTCGAAAAGTAGTCGAAAtgccttttttttttgtatggagtattgacggatttgattttcgatttgatcaaatagtgcattttgtctaggggggctggttcAGACACGGTGATAATCGCGCGGTTGCTGGGCCTGTACATTTGCATCAAACCCGTAACCACACGGTTACCGCCCTCAGTGCCTCGCCAATGAGAAACCGCGCGGTTATCTCGCGTGTCTGATCTAGGCCTAAGAGCTATCAAAGAACTTGTAATGCGCAATGCGCATGCCACGTACCCGAAATTTGAGTGATTGTAAATCAGAATCTAGACTAAACCAATGCCACTAGGACAGCAAAAGAACTGGAAAAGAATGGGCTTTTTTTATCCCAGTCAATCTCTTTGTTCATTGTGGCTATTTTCAAACAAGTTTTATGACCATGTCCATTGTCATTCTTTATGAAGACCAATTTCTATCACTCAACTCGCTTTCAACTATCAACAAGATTCGCAATTGGGTTGGTTAGACAAAGTAGGTCAAGGTTGCGGAGACGGACTGATTGTTGTACAGGGTCACAGATTACTTTTTGAGGTCAGTCACCAATAAAGCTGAACTAAATAGGAAAACATCCATTTAGCCGATTGATGAAATTAAAATAGCAACACTATCGTTTTTCACATAAATAATGTCAAATTCTAATGTGTAGTCTTATAACATCTATAtagttatatgtataaaaatgaaacccgttttccgttgtcacgacataacatgaaaacggcttgaccgatttggctgattttttttttgtagttttctaatactctgtacaaggtttttacggaaaaaaatataaagaaaatctctacgctaaggcggtacgaagttcgccgggtcagctagttaatagATAAAGTTATAAATCACAACGTAAAGCAAGGGTAAAGAACTGAAGACTCAAGCTTCTTTTGCTAGATTCAAGATTCGTGTTAAGCAAAtgcaacatattattatcataatagtGACTGAGATTTCTTCCGCCACATCTCAGCACCAGCTGTTacgttgtcccgaagtggtgataGAGTAAGACATATAAGGACACATAATATGTGTATGGCTTTATATTATAAAGCCTTATCCACCTGACTCACACTTGTTATGAGCACTCAgacttagggctatatttcactgggacaccatggcggcgcaaccagtcgccggctaccaacaaaaggtatacagctctatagagagttactcacctggtgtccgtttggttgcgcaaagctgcatacattttgtttgtagcggcgactggttgcgccgccatggtgtcccggtaaAATATAGCTCTTAGGCTCGGCTCAGGCGTCTACTCTTGAGCAGCCAATTGAGCCTCTCAATGAAAATGGCCTACATATTTAGAATATGAATGTATCCTCACGCGGGCATACCGCCGTAGGAAGCGGTAGGACAGCGGCACTCCCAGGTCGACATCCACGACGCGCAGGATGTTTAACTCCATCTTGAGCTGTCTACCGCCACTTCTTATCACCAGCCGATATGTTGTTCCAAAGTGGTGCCTACCATCCTAATTATGTGACCTACATACTAAAAGAATATGAATGTATCCTCACCCGGGCATACCGCCGTAGGAAGCGGTAGGACAGCGGCACTCCCAGGTCGAAGTCAATGACGCGCAGGATGTTCATCTCCATCTTGAGAAGCTGGCTTAGTGTGTACGCGCCGTCGCAGATGTACAGGAAGTCGTCTACTAGCGGCGGGATGCGCTCCTGGAAACAGGATGAGGTTCTAATGCAGATCTTGAAATGTGTTTACACTTAAAGTAGACATGAATGTCTTAACAGATGTTATAGTTTTTGTCGTCAAGTCTTTTCAGTGCTGATAACTCGTGAGCTGCACCTGGAACCTCAGTTTTTGTCAACCAGTGAAGTTTCCTAGAATACTTCAACTTTCTGACATTGGAATACCAAGAAATATTAAGCCTCAGAGGTTTTTGTACGCCGACACTTTGTTGCCTAACTTTGTTTGCGTGCGATTATTAGCGTGAGTCATATTGTATCTGGTGTACTATGATGTGTGAAAGAGTTAAGCCATGTTTATTATTTGCTCTCTAGATGCAAGTGATGCAACTACAACAGGAGTTTAGTAAATCTGTCTTTTTTCATGGCATCATTGAGATGAAAAAATTGGCATGTCTAGCAACGATGTTTTTGCTTGAACATTCGCGAGGTCAAGTCCAAACAACTGACTCTAGTCTCTAGGTGCTTACTTATGAATCAAAGCATTTGAAACCACTCACGTCAAACTTAGAAGCGATAAACAGCGCCGACGCTCCTAACAACTGCAGCTCTTCTTTACTCAGCTGTGGGCGCTGCGGGCGCTGCGAGGATCGCGCCAGGAACAGGTCAACCAGCTTGACGGCCAGGTACAGCGTCTCGTGGTTCAGCTCGAAGCTCTCCTGCACTTCCACCATCCAGTCCACGAGCAACGCCCGCATCCAGGACGTGATGCCGTTCATCCGCTGCAGGTAGTCGTCGATGGGGAATAGCCGCTACGAGAAAAATGTACTcttgttatttttaagtgtGTGAACACCACATGTAAACAAAACAGAGACAGACATAAAGAAGTTTGTCAACAACCCATACAAACAAGcagtcctggatctgtcaataggccgtataggccgcgtcctaggggcggcagatttcagatgacgcttactcgatttcagaagataaaagttaaataaaaatccaaccccaccctagcctacgggcggcaaaactgtaaatccgccactgcaaACAAGTATCAATACATTTTAGATGAACTAGATTACTAGATGTACTGGTAGATATTTTGTGAAGTAactcaatataaaattaaatacactgCCAAGCCGCCTCGACTTCGCATGGGTGGTATTTATCATACACATAAACCTATCTCATACATCTATTACTGAAAAGTGCATTAAAATATATCGCATAGTATAAAAGATCTAAGCGTACAGACAGCGCGAGCGACTTCATTTTATAGGTTATACAGAATAGGTtacttttagcctaggcgcgGACCACCGACCATTAGtcgggcccgattttaatttgttttaagaatcggccgataccaaatcgctgtaaatgtaattaatgtaaTTTGCACACTTCCATGCCCaaactgattaactgcccgactaaactatcgaccaactaaataaaagttttcgaaatcctgttggctcgaccaggggggccaagcaggggggacaacaggactgcacctaaaagtcagtggtctgcgcctaggcttatccTAGAAATGCACAATTTGCATGGAGCGATTGGCGAGTGTTTATCGACGAAATCCACGTGAGAAAAGGCTTcgtaaatttaaatatttgctaaGCATGTGCCAACCGTGGGTCCCACCCTTCGACAAATTTTCGCACGCCCTGTTGACTAGGGCGGCGAGAATGCGTCCTTTGTCATCCCATCTGTCTGTCAGCTTCTTAGCCACTTCATTTTACAGTCTTTTGTTACAATTTTACAGGGGGACATGCGTCAGTTACGCCAAACTTGtaccaaaataaagaataactTTTTTTATCCCAATGTCAAGGTATTATGGTGTATTTGTTACTGTAAAAGTTCGAATTGCGgaaatcctaagatattccagtaaaacctaagatctaccaatttctaatggtaaatgtcccaaaaggtatgcgattcgaactcttaccaccatttcgttggtaaatcttaggatttacattaatggcacggtaaatgttgaaaaacaaaacatgtcatAACGTGCTCAgcgcatctcatcatcatcatcatcatcagaaattacttcaattggaaaaaaacgaatctatcttaatattgaagttgccctctttgtatttctagccactcacttagtaatgtagtcgcacggacagaattttaatatctaaaatggattaaacataacccactttttgtaagctcgttctgcattcgattatattaattaatattcgtcgttagttaagttaatttttcgcttactaaAATTCATACCCTTCAAGTTATGAAAACAgtaagtatgccatcatcagtcgctaaGTTGTTTTTTAGTCGATCGTGTTGTAATTCCCCattaagaattactcattgttttattcctaaaaccaacatctaccagctggcagaggtaaaacctagcatatactgaattcgaatggtaaaagctcgaaaaaatcgtcgtattttcagaaatacttacatttaccaactcatgtcggtaaatcctaagacttacacttaaatcttaagattaaccgtagttcgagcttttacagtaacatattcAAAAATTCCTGATTGAAAAATCAGTTAGGATGCAAGGATGAAATAAAGATCAGGCAGCAACAGTAGCAGCTGGTAAAGGTCAAGTTTCCCAAATAGTTCAGTAAAACTTACAAGTTGAATATTCTATACCCAGAAAATTATACACTTTGATTAATAgaggtaattaattaaatctgCACCATTCGAAACATTTCCTTATTTGcattatcaataaaattatcatacAGAAAACTGTAAATGACAAGTGTTGTTATCAAAATATTTctatgttaaaaaaatgtagCACTATAACCGTAAGGATGTACGCATAAACAAACAATAGATAACATGGACAAACATAAGGAAATAGCAAGTACTTACCTCTCTACTCTTTAAATAGTTGAATATGTCCATGGCGTAGTGTGAAACCTGGAAAGGATCATTCCAGTTTTCCTGGTCGAAGTCTACCACATCGCTGGGAGCCTTGTGTGGGGTTTCTGTTTCTACGTCCAGGGATCTGTTGATGGTGTCATCCAGGTTCACCTTGTCTAGTTGTTCGCTAATTGTTTTGTATTCTTCTTTTGTAGAATCAGAAGGGCTGCTGAAAGATAAGGTCTTACATGAGGTATCTTGGTAACTTAAAATGTGATTGAAGTAACTAAAGTTTATGTTTATTAACTTTAAAGATATtacttgataatattattacttgAGTGTGGTATTAAAATTACTCAAGTGtggtattatattaaatgataaaGTACCATgtctaatgtaaataataacataCACATGATATTACTTCATATGACCTACATAAACTGATAGTTAAATATCTTACTCTAAATTCTGATAGTAATaatgatcaaaataaaaaatgtaggtacataacaaTAATTGTGAAAAGGAAGATAACTGAAAGCTACTGACATATTTTCCAATGCAGTTGTGTATAGAGAGCGCTCCCCAGAGACGTCACTCTTTGCCGACTTCACGGACGTCTGGCTGTGATTCTGGTTTTCCTTTCCCACTGGTTTTCTGTCAATATCCACTAGTTTTCTGTCAATATTCTTGAGGATTCCGTTCTGAGCCCGAGTCGAGATTGGTTTGGCTGTGTCCTTAGTGAAATGTTTCTGGACAGACTCCAAGGCATTTGTAGCTACCCTCTGCAGGGTCTTGCTTTTGGATATTTTGCCATTGAGTATGGTTTGTGGCTTGACactctaaaataaattatataggTAAGTAATGTGTTGTCAAAGATTTTTAATGAATATTATTTAGGAAACAGGATGAAAGATTATTACAAATCTGTTGCTAGGAATTGTCAAGATTCAGAAGTAAAGGAAACATGGAATCTATTATTTTACTGGTTAttcaagataaaaataaaaacatttgaaGGGAAAGTTCATTGACCTCTTCATTATGACAAAAACTGTAAAGATACAATGTAACATAGCCTTTGCAACAGGAAGAAATGCAAAGAAGCCAAACTCAATCCAAAATTGAACTGTGCTTTGGCCTttgatgcatttttttattatgttaccCACGTTATAAAAGTTGCATGCAAATGAAGGTTAATAACCTTGAGTGTTGGGAGCATCTTGGTCTCCACTGTGACTTTTTTTGCCGCCAAAATCTTGTCTTTGTCATTGTTAGCACAGGATTTGTTGATAGCATTCGTGATGTCTCCAAATGCCGCCCTTTTTGCAGTCATGTCTTTTAGCGGACTATCCGCTTTTCTTTTATTCGGGACTTTCAAGCCATCTTTATGGCTTTTCAGAGAAGCCAACTGCTTACTCCTCGTCGTTATCCCATGGGTCAAAATGCCATTCAAGTTCTCATTGACGCCGATCGGCTTTGTAGCCAACCTTGTTGGCGCCATTACGTAGGAGGTACTGAAACAAATATCAATAATCACGTGCACTGGTCAAACGTGTTACTTTTCGcactaataaattaaacacataCACGAAACGCTTGTACAAAACGTAAACAACTATTTCAAAATCGTCACTTCTAACGACCAAAAATGGAGGCAAAACAAGCGAACGTTGACTGAGCGTCAAACGCTGTTCTAATgatgaattttttttactcACAGTTCTAGACGGCGGCCGCCGTTTTGTAGATATTTATTCACTCTATTTCTAAAGTTGCACAGCCCGATAAATTAATTGCAAAGAGTAATTTTTGCTGAATTTTTGATAATCACTCGACACCGGACAGACGAACGTTTACAGAAAACCGTTGAAGATTATGCTTTGAATTTCTATTGGCTGCGGATTCAACCAATCACGAGGATCGCTCAGTTCCGTTTCGATTCACGACTGTAGCGTTTTCGTAACTTTATGGAAAGGAATATTTTTAGATGTTCACAagacttatttaaattaaataaattaagtttgttatttttttatagcgaATAAATTTATGATCAAACGTATTTAGCGAAAAACGTATGttcatttcaaaattaattaggaataataTCTACTTACATGAAACGGAAAACTGAAACGGTATAATTATTTTCCGTTTTACTTACCAACAACATTACAAcggaataataattttataatagaatttacaatttgaatagtaattaaaatcaagaaactttatttgaacaaaataataattaaggtaaatatttttttttatatgtgcGATTTGAggctaataaattttaattccTATTTAAAGCGCGCTCTACACTCGCGGCGCGAAAGGCCGCGAAAGCCGCGAAACGCGTGTGTAGATGGTTTCGCGGACTTTCGCGCGTTCACGTTCACGCTTCGCGCCGTTCCCCGTTCGTTGTCGGTTTTTTGTCCCGCGACAAAGGTTCGCGCTTGGTTCACGGCGCGCGATCGCGAACGCAACTACACTCGCAGTTTTTCGCAATAGCTGAGAAGACGCCGTCGCAAGTGGTTGTGCATTATTGCGTACTTACTaacgttctttttttttaaatgagtacTAGGCATGGAATAATGAACTTGAGTTGAAATTTATCGAGTGTTTTCAATCCGAACCAATACTTTGGCAGTCCAAACACAAggaccataaaaataaaaataagacccACTATGCCTGGACGCGGATAAGTGACATTTTAAATATTCCTGTgggtgaatttaaaaaaaaaaaggactTTATGTCCAGTTATAGAACCTATAGAAAGAAAGTTAAGGATTCCACTCATAGTGGGGCAAGCTCAAGTGAAATATacctacagggtgttaggtaaatgggtatatgagccgacactagcccatgttaacatgggcatataaatggtatggtgaagtcagaaattcgatatcatcattttagtttttttaattttcataaaaaataaattttataaaatccgatttgtatgaaaattaaaataattaaaatgaaggtatcaattttctgacttcaccataccatttatatgcccatgttaacatgggctagtgtcggctcatatacccatttacctaacaccctgtataaacccattacattttttatttgtgtcttatttttaatacataggtAATTGTAATACGATATAGCACAGAGCGTCACCGCAGCAACAATCACGTCGTCATCCATTGAGGCCGCGAACGAGACTGCGAGGTTTCGCGAGTGTGGAGAGACACATATAAACGCGAAGTGCACGGCGCGAATCGCGGCGTGAATTCACAGCAAGAATCGCGCGCGAGTGTAGAGCGCGCTTTAGACTGTATAAAAGTATTACTTATGTGAAACGAATCGCTTAAGTCAAGTCAGAAAATGTCAACTGATGTCAACATGACAAAATTGTACAAAATTGCAGTAAAAAAGCAAAACaatgagaaaattatttttcttttaacctAAATCATACTGTTAATTAAAGTACTTAAGTCGCAATAACTCATTGGTCTCAAGTGCAGAATTGTGTATTTATTACAATGTTAGGAGGTGCGAAACTGAAAGTCGTTTACACTCACGAAAAGACTTGCTTTGCTTATATTAGTCCAAAGTACAGCACAAATAATGAAAAGGTAAAGTAATCATTACTATTTTTAtatcatgattttttttataaccaTCTACGTATGATTACACCTTAAATAGCCGACCAAAGGACTAGCTAATGAAGTGAGGTTATTGATAACAATATTAACAATACTTGTTCTTTTTTCAGTCGCAATGTGTGCAAGTCCTGTTGAGAGATAAGCACGTACTGCTGTGGGTGGTGTATAGCAGCAGCGTGACGGAAGGCCAGATAGCATGTAACCCCATCTTCAGTAGGCTGGTGGGTTTGGAAGAGGGGTGGGAAGTCTTTGTCTCCCCCTATGGCGATGTTAAAGTGTTGGATGAGCTGTACATAGACACTGATAGTCCTGATGACCAGGAAATATTGGTAAGTGGTCTATTCTGCCAAAATGACCATCATAACTTTGATTTAAATTTGTTGCTAATTGTTTGCAATAAAACtatgactttgttttataagttTTGTATACCTATGtcagtaattattatttattacatcatAAATTATTGATACGTATTAATTTTGCAAGATATAAATGAAATGAGTTGTCTAATTTATTTGTCACTTTTACTTTACAGGAACACAATGTAGAGCTTTTACAGTTAAGGATCTTAGATCAATTAAGGCTAGTTGTATCAAATCAAAAGGCTGTTGTTTGGATATCTACATCTTTACCGATAGTGTTTACACCCAAACAAACCGGCCTGCTGGTCACAAACAGTAGGATTGTAGTCAAAGTAGATGCCTTCAACTCGTTCCATGCTCCACCGCCAACTACCTCTAATGTGCCTAAATTAGAAGACTCTAAACTCAAAAATATAGGTATAATAAACAAGGGAATTCTACAGCCATATTTATACACTTTAGACAGGCTAGTGCTACGAGCTTTGCCCATTGATAGTGATGGCAAAAAGAATTTGATACACCCATACATTGTTTTCATTCATGAAGACTTATTAGGTGAAAAGTACAAGCATTCCACTGTAGTGCTAG
This genomic interval from Ostrinia nubilalis chromosome 3, ilOstNubi1.1, whole genome shotgun sequence contains the following:
- the LOC135087550 gene encoding G2/mitotic-specific cyclin-B3 is translated as MAPTRLATKPIGVNENLNGILTHGITTRSKQLASLKSHKDGLKVPNKRKADSPLKDMTAKRAAFGDITNAINKSCANNDKDKILAAKKVTVETKMLPTLKSVKPQTILNGKISKSKTLQRVATNALESVQKHFTKDTAKPISTRAQNGILKNIDRKLVDIDRKPVGKENQNHSQTSVKSAKSDVSGERSLYTTALENISPSDSTKEEYKTISEQLDKVNLDDTINRSLDVETETPHKAPSDVVDFDQENWNDPFQVSHYAMDIFNYLKSRERLFPIDDYLQRMNGITSWMRALLVDWMVEVQESFELNHETLYLAVKLVDLFLARSSQRPQRPQLSKEELQLLGASALFIASKFDERIPPLVDDFLYICDGAYTLSQLLKMEMNILRVIDFDLGVPLSYRFLRRYARCARVSMPTLTLARFVLEQCLLDYSLVSHSDSKMAAAALYLALRMKALGSWTPTLAYYTGYTLQDILPIAMAQNATLHKKPKSAISTVRNKYSHTIFFEVAKVPLVEDSTLSS